A genome region from Gymnogyps californianus isolate 813 chromosome 4, ASM1813914v2, whole genome shotgun sequence includes the following:
- the DUSP4 gene encoding dual specificity protein phosphatase 4, which produces MVATEGLREMEGSALRRLVCRDEAGAGGPGRCLVLDCRPFLAHSAGHIRGALNVRCNTIVRRRAKGAVSLEQILPAEGEVRARLRAGLYAAVVVYDERSPRAEALREDSTVALVVRALRRDTARADIRLLAGGYERFSSEYPEFCAKTKSLSNVSPPTSAEPLDLGYSSCGTPLHDQGGPVEILPFLYLGSAYHAARRDMLDALGITALLNVSSDCPNHFEGHYQYKCIPVEDNHKADISSWFMEAIEYIDSVKECCGRVLVHCQAGISRSATICLAYLMMKKRVKLEEAFEFVKQRRSIISPNFSFMGQLLQFESQVLATSCAVEAVSPSGTLRERGKTTSTPTSQFVFSFPVSVSVHATPSSLPYLHSPITTSPSC; this is translated from the exons atggTGGCCACCGAGGGGCTGCGGGAGATGGAGGGCAGCGCGCTGCGGCGGCTGGTGTGCCGCGACGAGGCCGGCGCCGGCGGCCCCGGGCGGTGCCTGGTGCTGGACTGCCGCCCCTTCCTGGCGCACAGCGCCGGGCACATCCGCGGGGCGCTCAACGTGCGCTGCAACACGATCGTGCGGCGGCGGGCCAAGGGGGCCGTCAGCCTGGAGCAGATCCTGCCGGCCGAGGGCGAGGTGCGGGCGCGGCTGCGCGCCGGGCTGTACGCCGCCGTGGTGGTGTACGACGAGCGCAGCCCACGCGCGGAGGCCCTGCGCGAGGACAGCACCGTGGCGCTGGTGGTGCGCGCGCTCCGCCGCGACACGGCGCGCGCCGACATCCGCCTCCTGGCAG GGGGTTATGAGCGTTTCTCCTCGGAGTACCCTGAATTCTGCGCAAAAACCAAGTCCCTGAGCAATGTGTCACCCCCCACCAGCGCCGAGCCCCTGGATTTGGGCTATAGTTCCTGTGGGACCCCTCTTCATGACCAG GGCGGCCCTGTGGaaatccttcccttcctctACCTTGGCAGCGCCTACCACGCTGCCCGGCGGGACATGCTTGATGCACTGGGCATCACAGCCCTGCTGAACGTCTCCTCAGACTGCCCCAACCACTTTGAGGGGCACTACCAGTACAAGTGTATCCCCGTGGAGGATAACCACAAAGCTGACATCAGCTCCTGGTTCATGGAGGCGATCGAGTACATCG ACTCGGTGAAGGAGTGTTGCGGCCGGGTCCTAGTCCACTGCCAGGCTGGCATCTCCCGCTCAGCCACCATCTGCTTGGCTTACCTGATGATGAAGAAGCGTGTCAAGCTGGAGGAGGCCTTCGAGTTCGTCAAGCAGCGCCGGAGCATCATCTCCCCTAACTTCAGCTTCatggggcagctgctgcagtttgAGTCGCAGGTGCTGGCCACCTCATGCGCAGTGGAAGCTGTCAGCCCCTCGGGGACACTGCGGGAGCGGGGCAAGaccacctccacccccaccTCCCAGTTTGTCTTCAGCTTCCCAGTCTCTGTCAGTGTCCATGCCACCCCCAGCAGCCTCCCGTACCTGCACAGCCCCATCACCACATCACCCAGCTGTTAG